From the Leptospira biflexa serovar Patoc strain 'Patoc 1 (Paris)' genome, one window contains:
- a CDS encoding single-stranded DNA-binding protein produces MKNLSYIILDGNLTSDPEEKTIAGGKSLAHFTVAVNHSQNNPDSKEKDDVSFFEVEAWEKLGENCVEYLKKGSKVTVMGNLKQNRWKTPDGENKSKVKVTASTVRFDSMRKREEKVA; encoded by the coding sequence ATGAAAAATCTATCGTATATCATCTTGGATGGGAACTTAACATCTGATCCAGAAGAAAAAACAATCGCTGGGGGGAAGTCACTCGCACACTTCACAGTTGCCGTCAATCACTCTCAAAACAACCCTGATTCCAAAGAGAAAGATGATGTGTCTTTCTTCGAAGTGGAAGCATGGGAAAAATTAGGAGAAAACTGTGTAGAGTACTTAAAAAAAGGAAGCAAAGTGACTGTCATGGGCAACCTAAAACAAAATCGATGGAAAACTCCTGATGGGGAAAATAAATCGAAGGTAAAGGTCACTGCATCAACCGTTCGTTTTGATAGTATGAGGAAACGAGAAGAAAAAGTCGCTTAA
- a CDS encoding FMN-binding glutamate synthase family protein, which translates to MMNQILTWIETNPISSTWIGILLFFVFVFLRDITQKKHTIQRNFPIVGRLRYFLEMIGPELRQYWVANDKEERPFDRTERSWIYATAKGQNNNFGFGTTEIQYEPGYPIIKHKAFPYPESKAYIHNNDPSCIPCLKVIGPNRKFPYRPYSIVNISAMSFGSLGKNAVLALNRGARDSGSYHNTGEGGLSHYHMEGADIVWQIGTGYFGARDHSGKFNLDLLKEKVGTNACVKMIEIKLSQGAKPGKGGILPAKKVNAEIASIRHVEEGKDCISPNSHSEFTNVKELVQFIETIANGTGLPVGIKSAVGEIEFWQELADEMKRTSKGPDFITIDGGEGGTGAAPLTYADHVSLPFKIGFQRVYTLFQKEGLSEQIVWIGSGKLGFPDRAVVAIAMGCDLINIAREAMLSIGCIQAQKCHTDHCPAGVATQNWWLQRGVDPTIKGKRAAKYIQGFRKELLSLAHSCGYEHPGQFTGQDIEISMGMNRYQTLEGLLGYKRDEVKFTKLQDYTVFPKRQA; encoded by the coding sequence ATGATGAATCAAATTTTGACTTGGATCGAAACAAATCCTATCTCCTCAACATGGATTGGGATCTTACTTTTTTTTGTGTTTGTTTTCCTTCGTGACATCACACAAAAAAAACATACCATTCAAAGAAACTTTCCCATCGTTGGAAGGCTACGTTATTTTTTAGAAATGATTGGCCCAGAACTCAGGCAGTACTGGGTTGCCAATGACAAAGAAGAAAGGCCATTTGACCGGACAGAAAGAAGTTGGATCTACGCAACAGCCAAAGGACAAAATAATAATTTTGGTTTTGGAACAACAGAAATCCAATACGAACCTGGATACCCCATCATCAAACACAAAGCCTTTCCTTATCCGGAATCAAAAGCATATATCCATAACAATGACCCAAGTTGTATCCCATGCCTCAAAGTAATTGGTCCAAATCGGAAATTTCCTTACCGTCCCTATTCCATTGTGAATATCTCTGCTATGTCTTTTGGATCACTTGGAAAAAATGCCGTACTCGCATTGAATCGAGGCGCAAGAGATTCCGGTTCTTACCATAACACTGGTGAGGGGGGGCTTAGTCATTATCATATGGAAGGTGCTGACATCGTTTGGCAAATTGGGACTGGCTATTTTGGTGCCAGAGACCATTCTGGAAAGTTTAACTTAGATCTGTTAAAAGAAAAAGTAGGAACAAATGCTTGTGTGAAAATGATCGAAATCAAATTATCACAAGGCGCCAAACCTGGTAAAGGTGGTATTTTACCTGCCAAAAAAGTAAACGCAGAAATTGCATCCATTCGCCATGTAGAAGAAGGCAAGGATTGTATCTCACCTAACTCCCATAGTGAATTTACCAATGTGAAAGAACTGGTTCAATTCATTGAAACCATTGCCAACGGAACAGGTTTGCCTGTTGGTATCAAAAGTGCGGTGGGAGAAATTGAATTTTGGCAAGAACTAGCAGATGAGATGAAACGCACCTCAAAAGGACCTGATTTTATCACCATCGATGGTGGGGAAGGTGGAACGGGGGCGGCACCTCTTACTTACGCAGACCATGTTTCCTTACCGTTTAAAATTGGATTCCAACGAGTGTACACTCTGTTCCAAAAAGAAGGATTATCGGAACAGATCGTTTGGATTGGATCAGGAAAATTGGGATTTCCCGACCGAGCCGTTGTTGCAATTGCCATGGGTTGTGACCTCATCAATATTGCCAGAGAAGCGATGTTATCCATCGGTTGTATCCAAGCACAAAAATGCCATACCGACCATTGCCCTGCAGGTGTTGCCACACAAAACTGGTGGTTACAGCGCGGAGTGGACCCAACCATCAAAGGGAAACGTGCCGCAAAGTACATCCAAGGATTCAGAAAAGAATTACTCAGCTTGGCACATTCTTGTGGGTATGAACACCCAGGCCAGTTCACAGGGCAAGACATCGAAATTAGTATGGGGATGAATCGTTACCAAACCCTTGAGGGACTACTCGGTTACAAACGTGATGAGGTAAAATTTACCAAACTCCAAGACTATACCGTGTTTCCAAAACGACAAGCTTAG
- a CDS encoding DUF3332 family protein, translated as MKKIFKTALVGLLSFGLLSNCFGKFGAIKAVYSFNAGIQIGSGKLASFFRSLLMIFPLYIAYGIGSFLDILIFNLIEFWTDRNPIAMAEYDFDGKLVKEYSENGQTITLTYTEWGKVLRMDAPTAKGMESVYFLKDKPEKAYRLINGKYVEIQQVSGPILPPMTAKHI; from the coding sequence ATGAAAAAAATATTTAAAACAGCTCTTGTCGGGTTATTGTCATTTGGTCTTCTTTCCAATTGTTTTGGAAAATTCGGTGCCATCAAAGCAGTGTATTCCTTTAATGCAGGAATTCAAATTGGATCAGGAAAACTTGCGAGTTTCTTTCGTTCCTTATTGATGATTTTCCCATTGTACATTGCCTATGGAATCGGAAGTTTTTTAGACATTCTGATTTTCAACTTAATTGAATTCTGGACTGACCGAAACCCAATCGCGATGGCAGAGTATGACTTTGATGGAAAACTTGTGAAAGAATACTCTGAAAATGGCCAGACCATCACTCTCACTTACACTGAATGGGGTAAGGTATTAAGAATGGATGCTCCCACTGCGAAAGGAATGGAGTCTGTTTATTTCTTAAAAGACAAACCAGAAAAAGCATACCGACTCATCAACGGAAAGTATGTTGAAATCCAACAAGTCAGTGGACCAATCCTCCCTCCAATGACTGCAAAACACATCTAA
- a CDS encoding PAS domain-containing sensor histidine kinase, with protein MPLPDSEILQLLTSISRELVCLHETDGTYIYVSPNSDTVIGYQPEELLGKNPYDFFHPDDRRLIFERSHQPLLHGAENINPTFRFLHKNGSYIWLQSDNRLTTHPTTGKQYLHTSSRDISEKIESDANLALSERKFKTLFRDSPIGLVLSSKQGYIDDVNEAFAKFLGYETFELLGKHFSEISSLGELEENLRYRDSVQKGMIDHYSIEKQYFHKAGHLVWAYITVTVLRDEMGQPIYYLAQIIDIDERKKTENLLLENNEHLKATKNSLLIQNKQLQSYNQIISHHLRAPVSNLRSLVDLLKVTDAAEEKIELQNHLDEVTEDLETILSELITTLKIQSLEHYHPEWISIKDTFSKVQKLMEGELLEKKVQIDLNVTEKEKVFVSKDYLETVLLQLLSNSLQFADPSRVLRIVIESFAIGTETIISFSDNGSGIDLSRYGDQIFQLKKTFHRHMSGKGLGLFLMKYTMESLGGRIEVKSKPGEGATFLLYFPFGSTNL; from the coding sequence GTGCCACTTCCAGATTCGGAGATATTGCAGTTATTAACCTCGATTAGCCGAGAATTAGTATGCTTACATGAAACGGATGGAACTTACATTTATGTCAGTCCCAATTCCGATACCGTGATTGGATACCAACCGGAGGAATTGTTGGGAAAAAATCCTTATGATTTTTTTCATCCAGATGATCGACGATTGATTTTTGAAAGATCTCACCAACCCCTATTACATGGGGCAGAAAATATCAATCCCACATTTCGTTTTCTACATAAGAATGGATCTTATATTTGGTTACAGAGTGACAACCGGTTGACCACCCATCCCACAACAGGAAAACAATATTTACATACATCTTCTCGTGACATCTCGGAAAAAATAGAATCCGATGCAAACTTAGCTCTTTCGGAACGAAAGTTCAAAACATTATTCCGCGACTCACCAATTGGTCTTGTACTTTCCAGCAAACAGGGTTATATCGATGATGTGAACGAAGCCTTCGCAAAATTTTTAGGATATGAAACTTTTGAACTGCTAGGAAAACATTTTTCTGAGATCAGTTCACTTGGAGAACTCGAAGAAAATCTCCGTTACAGAGATTCTGTCCAAAAAGGAATGATCGATCATTATTCCATTGAAAAACAATATTTCCACAAAGCAGGGCATTTGGTATGGGCATACATCACAGTGACAGTGTTACGTGATGAGATGGGCCAACCCATATACTATTTGGCGCAAATCATCGATATTGACGAAAGGAAAAAAACGGAAAACCTACTTTTAGAAAATAATGAACACCTAAAGGCGACAAAAAATTCCCTTCTCATCCAAAACAAACAATTACAATCATACAACCAAATCATCTCTCATCATTTACGTGCTCCTGTCAGTAACCTAAGGAGTTTGGTAGACCTTTTAAAGGTCACAGATGCAGCCGAAGAAAAAATCGAACTCCAAAATCATTTGGACGAAGTGACTGAAGATTTAGAAACCATACTTTCTGAACTCATCACCACTTTAAAAATCCAAAGTTTGGAACATTACCATCCGGAATGGATTTCCATTAAAGATACATTTTCAAAAGTACAAAAATTGATGGAAGGGGAATTATTGGAAAAAAAGGTACAGATCGACCTCAATGTGACAGAAAAGGAAAAGGTCTTTGTTTCAAAGGATTATTTAGAAACCGTACTCTTACAACTCCTGAGCAATTCCCTACAATTTGCTGACCCTTCCCGAGTTTTGAGGATCGTGATTGAATCCTTTGCCATTGGCACAGAAACCATCATTTCTTTCTCCGACAACGGTTCTGGGATCGATTTATCTCGCTATGGTGACCAAATTTTTCAGTTAAAAAAGACTTTTCATCGTCATATGAGTGGCAAAGGCCTCGGCTTGTTTTTAATGAAATACACGATGGAATCATTGGGTGGAAGGATCGAAGTGAAATCGAAACCAGGTGAAGGAGCTACTTTTTTACTCTACTTCCCATTCGGGAGTACAAATCTATGA
- a CDS encoding MBOAT family O-acyltransferase encodes MIFSDFEYFVFFLFVFFTVWYLFPAIFSNQSKETRILHVFLLISSYFFYMSWDYRFGALILLSTAIDFYVGLKLATETRERIRYYLLLFSLITNLVFILGFFKYYNFIVTQVNTVTGYAFDGEFLPVLKIILPAGISFFTFQSLSYTIDVYRKEIPAEKDFIRFALFVSFFPQLVAGPIVTARTFMPQLYSPKKLEDIEFRVAIRFFMLGYFKKAVLSDMVAPTIDAIYANPAGHHAYALLIAAALGGIQVYLDFSGYSDMAIGSAMLLGYKLPTNFNLPFLATSVSGFWRRWHMTLNSWLRDYIYIPMGGSRVTSVRRKFNLWFTMFVSGVWHGAQWTFVFWGSLNGFFYVLEEIWKEWFPDKKDEPSSPFWNLFRVPIWLFQNLLNNSIFFLGAIFFRSLTWENAWIHLKGIFLFQDGNLRPYMWKDFLWVIGFLILGHIVGYFLFEKGKGKKIPASLEFAMYPIVFLVLNLATPENSVPFIYFQF; translated from the coding sequence TTGATCTTTTCTGATTTTGAATACTTTGTCTTCTTTCTTTTTGTATTTTTTACCGTTTGGTATTTATTTCCAGCCATCTTTTCGAACCAATCTAAAGAAACTCGTATTTTACATGTTTTCCTACTCATCAGTAGTTATTTTTTCTACATGTCTTGGGATTATCGATTTGGTGCTCTCATTTTGCTTTCAACAGCAATTGACTTTTATGTTGGACTCAAACTAGCAACGGAAACGAGAGAAAGGATTCGTTATTATCTATTACTCTTTAGTTTGATCACAAACTTAGTTTTTATTTTAGGATTCTTTAAGTATTATAATTTTATTGTGACTCAAGTAAATACAGTCACAGGATATGCGTTTGATGGTGAGTTTTTACCTGTTTTAAAAATCATATTACCTGCCGGGATTTCATTTTTTACCTTCCAATCCTTGTCGTATACTATTGATGTCTATCGAAAGGAAATTCCTGCCGAAAAAGATTTTATCCGTTTTGCATTGTTTGTGAGTTTTTTCCCTCAGCTTGTGGCAGGACCTATTGTTACAGCACGGACCTTTATGCCTCAGTTGTACAGTCCCAAAAAATTGGAAGACATTGAGTTCCGAGTTGCAATTCGTTTTTTTATGTTAGGTTACTTTAAAAAAGCAGTTTTGTCAGATATGGTGGCTCCCACAATCGATGCGATTTATGCCAATCCTGCCGGGCACCATGCTTACGCATTACTGATAGCGGCCGCCCTCGGTGGCATCCAAGTGTATTTGGATTTTAGTGGGTATTCGGATATGGCAATTGGAAGTGCCATGTTACTTGGATACAAACTACCCACAAATTTTAACCTTCCTTTCCTTGCGACATCTGTTTCGGGATTTTGGCGTCGGTGGCACATGACTCTCAATTCCTGGTTACGAGATTATATTTACATTCCCATGGGTGGAAGTCGTGTAACTTCTGTACGGCGTAAATTCAATTTATGGTTTACCATGTTTGTGAGTGGGGTATGGCATGGAGCCCAATGGACCTTTGTGTTTTGGGGTTCACTCAATGGATTTTTTTATGTCTTAGAAGAAATCTGGAAAGAATGGTTCCCAGATAAAAAAGATGAACCATCCTCTCCCTTCTGGAATCTATTTCGAGTTCCCATTTGGTTGTTTCAAAATCTACTCAACAATTCCATTTTCTTTTTAGGAGCCATTTTTTTCAGGTCCCTCACTTGGGAAAATGCTTGGATCCATTTAAAAGGGATTTTCCTTTTTCAGGACGGGAATTTGAGGCCCTATATGTGGAAGGATTTTCTTTGGGTGATTGGTTTTCTCATCCTCGGACATATTGTTGGTTATTTCCTCTTTGAGAAGGGAAAAGGAAAAAAGATTCCTGCCAGTTTGGAGTTTGCCATGTATCCGATTGTATTTCTTGTCTTAAATTTAGCTACACCAGAAAATTCTGTTCCTTTCATCTACTTTCAATTCTGA
- a CDS encoding response regulator, whose amino-acid sequence MNPRICIIDDDKIYQFTTKKIIANAGITVEVLIFSDAENALSFFQEESDNVSQLPDIVFLDINMPFMDGWQFLEAVEPLLSKFPKPIRIYLVSSSVDDADTERAAKIPYVSGYIFKPFTKEKLLDSLAHLQS is encoded by the coding sequence ATGAACCCCAGAATTTGTATCATTGATGATGATAAAATCTATCAATTCACTACGAAAAAGATCATCGCAAATGCAGGGATCACAGTAGAAGTACTGATTTTTTCTGACGCCGAGAATGCTCTTAGTTTTTTCCAAGAAGAATCGGATAACGTTTCCCAACTCCCTGATATTGTTTTTTTGGATATCAATATGCCGTTTATGGATGGATGGCAATTCCTGGAAGCGGTGGAACCACTCCTCTCTAAATTTCCCAAACCGATCCGAATTTATCTGGTCAGTTCTTCAGTGGATGATGCAGATACGGAACGAGCCGCAAAAATACCTTATGTCTCAGGTTATATTTTTAAACCATTCACCAAAGAAAAACTTTTGGATTCTTTGGCCCATCTACAATCTTAG